A genomic region of Micromonospora sp. NBC_01796 contains the following coding sequences:
- a CDS encoding sulfatase yields MDDLSTTHDSATDNRAEIVPADDATSPSTKADADAGPPAEATVAADNTVAVRRKRRILAGVTTTLAVLLVLFALVAPNQIGRLSPAAFLRIPLEGLVGVALLLVLPGRTRRVVAAIVGVALGLLTIVKIIDMGFFEVLDRPFDLVLDWVLLDDALSFLTDSIGRFGAIAAAIGLALLVVAVLVLMTLSVLRLTRPLVRHRTTAARSVAALGAVWVTCAVLGAQIVPGVPVAANSAADLAYDRTLQVRAGLRDQSAFAEEVTVDAFRDTPGDRLLTGLRGKDVIFAFVESYGRDAVEDPEMAPQVGALLDAGNQRLNAAGFASRSAFLTSPTAGGGSWLAHATLLSGLWIDNQQRHNNLLASDRLTLNGAFRRADWRTVAVMPALTQPWPEGKFFGNDQVYGVDDLGYHGPKFSYAPVPDQFTLSAFERFERANPDHAPVMAEIPLVSSHGPWAPIPRMVGWNELGDGSVYNSIAKEGESPDDVWRDPSRVRTEYRRSIEYSLSSLISYVENYGDDNLVLVFLGDHQPAPIVTGENASRDVPITIVAHDPAVLDRVSGWGWQDGLRPGPQAPVWRMDAFRDRFLTAFGS; encoded by the coding sequence ATGGACGACCTCTCCACCACGCACGACTCGGCGACGGACAACCGCGCGGAGATCGTGCCGGCCGACGACGCCACCAGCCCCTCGACGAAGGCCGACGCCGACGCCGGCCCGCCGGCCGAGGCCACTGTCGCGGCCGACAACACCGTCGCCGTACGCCGAAAGCGCCGGATCCTGGCGGGGGTGACCACGACCCTGGCTGTCCTGCTCGTGCTGTTCGCCCTCGTCGCACCGAACCAGATCGGTCGGCTCAGCCCGGCGGCGTTCCTGCGCATCCCGCTCGAGGGGCTCGTCGGCGTCGCCCTCCTGCTCGTCCTGCCCGGTCGCACGAGACGGGTGGTGGCCGCGATCGTCGGGGTGGCCCTCGGGCTGCTCACCATCGTGAAGATCATCGACATGGGTTTCTTCGAGGTCCTCGACCGGCCGTTCGACCTGGTTCTCGACTGGGTCCTGCTGGACGACGCGCTGTCCTTCCTCACCGACTCGATCGGCCGCTTCGGTGCGATCGCCGCCGCGATCGGGCTCGCCCTGCTCGTCGTCGCCGTCCTGGTCCTGATGACCCTGTCGGTCCTGCGCCTGACCCGACCCCTGGTACGCCACCGCACCACCGCGGCCCGTTCCGTCGCGGCACTCGGGGCGGTCTGGGTCACCTGCGCCGTACTCGGCGCGCAGATCGTTCCGGGGGTGCCGGTCGCCGCCAACAGTGCGGCCGACCTCGCGTACGACCGTACGCTCCAGGTCCGGGCGGGACTGCGCGACCAGAGCGCCTTCGCCGAGGAGGTCACCGTTGACGCCTTCCGTGACACCCCCGGCGACAGGTTGCTCACCGGTCTGCGGGGCAAGGACGTGATCTTCGCCTTCGTCGAGAGCTACGGGCGCGACGCGGTCGAGGACCCGGAGATGGCACCCCAGGTCGGTGCGCTCCTGGACGCGGGCAACCAGCGGCTGAACGCGGCCGGGTTCGCCTCCCGCAGCGCCTTCCTCACCTCACCGACCGCGGGCGGCGGTAGCTGGCTGGCCCACGCGACGTTGCTGTCCGGCCTCTGGATCGACAACCAGCAGCGCCACAACAACCTGCTCGCCAGTGACCGGCTGACCCTCAACGGCGCCTTCCGCCGGGCCGACTGGCGTACCGTCGCCGTCATGCCGGCCCTGACCCAGCCCTGGCCGGAGGGAAAGTTCTTCGGCAACGACCAGGTGTACGGCGTCGACGACCTCGGCTATCACGGGCCGAAGTTCAGCTACGCCCCGGTGCCCGACCAGTTCACCCTGTCGGCCTTCGAACGTTTCGAGCGGGCCAACCCCGACCACGCGCCGGTGATGGCGGAGATCCCGCTGGTGTCGAGCCACGGTCCGTGGGCGCCGATTCCCCGGATGGTCGGCTGGAACGAACTCGGTGACGGTTCGGTCTACAACTCGATCGCCAAGGAGGGCGAGTCGCCGGACGACGTCTGGCGGGACCCCTCCCGGGTACGCACCGAGTACCGGCGATCCATCGAATACTCGCTGAGCAGCCTCATCTCCTACGTGGAGAACTACGGCGACGACAACCTCGTCCTCGTTTTCCTCGGCGACCACCAGCCCGCCCCGATCGTCACCGGTGAGAACGCCAGCCGGGACGTGCCGATCACCATCGTCGCCCACGATCCGGCCGTACTGGACCGGGTCTCCGGCTGGGGCTGGCAGGACGGTCTGCGGCCGGGCCCGCAGGCACCGGTCTGGCGGATGGACGCCTTCCGGGACCGGTTCCTCACCGCCTTCGGCTCCTAG
- a CDS encoding zinc-dependent alcohol dehydrogenase, whose protein sequence is MTREAHAFWLRSPGEGEIRSVTLPDPGPGEVLVRSRYSGISRGTETLVFSGGVPVSQYAAMRAPFQEGDFPGPLKYGYLNVGVVEEGPEDLLGRTVFCLYPHQSAYVVPASAVVAVPDGVPPARAVLAGTVETAVNALWDAAPLVGDRITVVGAGMVGCSVAALLARFPGVRVQLVDADPERADVAKALGVEFALPADAAQGRDLVVHASASSAGLQRSLDLLAPEGTVVDLSWYGDRTVNLSLGGAFHSGRLTIRSSQVGMVSPARRSSRTYADRLALALDLLRDPAFDTLITGSSRFDALPDVLPRLTAGTLPALCHLITYGE, encoded by the coding sequence GTGACGCGCGAGGCACACGCCTTCTGGCTACGGTCGCCCGGCGAGGGCGAGATCCGGTCGGTGACGCTGCCCGACCCCGGCCCCGGCGAGGTCCTCGTCCGCAGCCGGTACTCCGGCATCAGCCGGGGCACGGAGACGCTGGTGTTCTCCGGCGGTGTGCCGGTGAGCCAGTACGCGGCGATGCGCGCACCGTTCCAGGAGGGCGACTTCCCCGGTCCGCTCAAGTACGGCTACCTGAACGTGGGCGTCGTCGAGGAGGGTCCGGAGGACCTGCTCGGGCGTACCGTGTTCTGCCTCTACCCGCACCAGAGCGCGTACGTGGTGCCGGCCTCCGCCGTGGTTGCCGTACCCGATGGGGTTCCGCCGGCACGGGCGGTGCTGGCCGGAACCGTGGAAACCGCGGTGAACGCCCTGTGGGACGCCGCGCCGCTGGTCGGTGACCGGATCACGGTGGTCGGTGCCGGCATGGTCGGTTGCAGCGTCGCGGCCCTGCTCGCCCGGTTCCCCGGGGTCCGGGTCCAGTTGGTCGACGCCGATCCGGAGCGGGCCGACGTCGCCAAGGCGCTGGGCGTCGAATTCGCGCTGCCGGCCGACGCCGCGCAGGGACGCGACCTGGTGGTGCATGCGAGCGCATCGTCCGCCGGGCTCCAGCGGTCGCTCGACCTGCTCGCCCCGGAGGGCACGGTCGTCGACCTGAGCTGGTACGGCGACCGCACGGTGAACCTGTCGTTGGGCGGGGCGTTCCACTCCGGCCGGCTGACCATCCGCAGCAGCCAGGTGGGCATGGTCTCCCCGGCCCGCAGGTCGAGCCGGACCTACGCCGACCGGCTGGCGCTCGCCCTGGACCTGCTCCGCGACCCCGCGTTCGACACGCTGATCACCGGCTCGTCCCGGTTCGACGCGCTGCCCGACGTGCTTCCCCGACTGACCGCGGGCACCCTGCCCGCGCTGTGCCACCTCATCACCTACGGAGAGTGA
- a CDS encoding alpha/beta fold hydrolase translates to MPKVPLQDGTAIEVAIHGSGPAVLLPVGPQPSAETPDGRTDPAEGNPLVEGLRDEFRVVVFDYEGHLGRHPRPDTLTPGNITADLLAIANAARADRFAYYGYSWLGMSGLQLAIRTRRLSALVIGGFPPIDGPYAQALRATERAYEATVSGEPEEGTGEPRARQFVTLYESLQGFDDRAIQAQVTCPRLCFVGATDEVPYGQRAGVPLDVGAVVRSRRSELEAFGWDVRILDGLDPTEAAQPAHVLRLLRPWLTAALADDSSPPANDR, encoded by the coding sequence ATGCCCAAGGTGCCACTGCAGGACGGAACCGCCATCGAGGTGGCGATCCATGGCTCGGGTCCGGCCGTCCTGCTGCCGGTCGGCCCGCAACCGTCGGCGGAGACACCGGACGGGCGTACCGACCCGGCCGAGGGCAATCCGCTGGTCGAGGGTCTTCGCGACGAATTCCGGGTGGTCGTGTTCGACTACGAGGGCCACCTCGGGCGGCACCCGAGGCCGGACACCCTGACTCCCGGCAACATCACCGCCGACCTGCTCGCCATCGCCAACGCGGCGCGGGCCGACCGGTTCGCCTACTACGGGTACTCCTGGCTGGGCATGAGCGGGTTACAGCTCGCGATCCGTACCCGCCGCCTCTCGGCGCTGGTCATCGGCGGCTTCCCGCCGATCGACGGCCCGTACGCGCAGGCGCTGCGGGCCACCGAGCGGGCGTACGAGGCGACGGTCTCGGGGGAGCCCGAGGAGGGGACGGGTGAGCCGCGGGCCCGGCAGTTCGTCACGCTGTACGAGTCGTTGCAGGGATTCGACGACCGGGCGATCCAGGCCCAGGTCACCTGCCCCCGGCTCTGCTTCGTCGGCGCCACCGACGAGGTCCCGTACGGCCAGCGCGCCGGTGTGCCGCTGGACGTCGGCGCCGTGGTGCGGAGCCGGCGGTCGGAGCTGGAGGCGTTCGGCTGGGACGTGCGGATCCTGGACGGGCTGGACCCGACCGAGGCCGCGCAGCCAGCACATGTGCTGCGCTTGTTGCGCCCCTGGCTCACCGCCGCGCTGGCCGACGACTCTTCGCCGCCGGCCAACGATCGGTAG
- a CDS encoding CDP-alcohol phosphatidyltransferase family protein, whose amino-acid sequence MRTVQSGPIIGLIVQVVLLAGLAGTVGLGPAGWLAGVTYGAVMCVLLTRGLRDSGTGRLSPADRVTLSRATLVGGVTALTVDSFDRPTPVGLLVTLTAVALVLDAVDGHVARRTGTTTALGARFDMEVDAFLLLVLSVYVVEPVGVWALAIGGMRYVFVVAIWVLPWMRGTLPPRYWRKVVAATQGIVLVLAAADVLPRPLTVTAVAVALALLVESFGRDVGWLWQHRPARLARRRRPEPSVRVAPAARTGSRLLVNMSAHAVVARGTGPAGIVRTAAGRGHRFHDPVP is encoded by the coding sequence GTGCGCACGGTTCAAAGCGGTCCCATAATTGGGCTGATAGTCCAGGTTGTCCTGCTCGCCGGCCTTGCCGGAACAGTCGGCCTCGGTCCCGCCGGCTGGCTCGCGGGAGTCACGTACGGGGCCGTCATGTGCGTCCTGCTCACCCGGGGCCTACGGGACTCGGGCACGGGCCGGCTGAGTCCGGCCGACCGGGTGACCCTGAGCCGGGCGACGCTCGTCGGCGGTGTGACCGCGTTGACGGTCGACTCCTTCGACCGGCCCACCCCGGTGGGGCTGCTGGTCACCCTCACCGCCGTGGCGCTCGTACTGGACGCGGTGGACGGTCACGTCGCCCGGCGTACCGGCACGACCACCGCGCTCGGGGCGCGGTTCGACATGGAGGTCGACGCCTTCCTCCTGCTCGTGCTCAGCGTCTACGTGGTGGAACCGGTCGGCGTCTGGGCGCTGGCGATCGGCGGCATGCGTTACGTCTTCGTGGTGGCGATCTGGGTGCTGCCGTGGATGCGGGGAACCCTGCCACCGCGCTACTGGCGAAAGGTCGTCGCGGCCACCCAGGGCATCGTCCTGGTGCTCGCGGCGGCGGACGTGCTGCCCCGGCCGCTGACGGTGACCGCGGTGGCGGTGGCGTTGGCCCTGCTCGTCGAGTCGTTCGGCCGCGACGTCGGGTGGCTCTGGCAGCACCGCCCGGCCCGGCTGGCCCGGCGTCGTCGGCCCGAGCCCTCGGTCCGGGTGGCACCGGCGGCGCGTACGGGGAGCAGACTGCTGGTGAACATGTCTGCGCACGCGGTCGTGGCCCGGGGGACCGGCCCGGCCGGAATCGTCCGCACGGCGGCGGGTCGGGGCCACCGTTTCCACGACCCGGTGCCGTGA
- a CDS encoding 6-pyruvoyl trahydropterin synthase family protein: MFSVTVRDHIMIAHSFRGEVFGPAQRLHGATFVVDATFRRTALDSDNIVVDIGLAAQELNAVLSKLNYRNLDDESAFAGINTSTEALAQVIADRLAERVHAGALGEGARGLEGIAVTLHESHIGWASYERPL; the protein is encoded by the coding sequence TTGTTCAGCGTGACCGTCCGTGACCACATCATGATCGCCCACAGTTTCCGTGGCGAGGTCTTCGGACCCGCCCAACGGCTGCACGGGGCGACGTTCGTCGTCGACGCGACGTTCCGCCGGACCGCTCTCGACTCCGACAACATCGTGGTCGACATCGGGCTCGCCGCCCAGGAACTGAACGCCGTACTCAGCAAGCTCAACTACCGCAACCTCGACGACGAGTCCGCGTTCGCCGGGATCAACACCTCGACCGAGGCACTCGCCCAGGTGATCGCCGACCGTCTCGCCGAACGGGTGCACGCCGGTGCCCTCGGCGAGGGCGCGCGGGGGCTGGAGGGCATCGCGGTCACCCTGCACGAGTCGCACATCGGGTGGGCGAGCTACGAGCGGCCACTGTGA
- a CDS encoding HAD family hydrolase, translated as MSQFEAVLFDAGDTLIRLSGSGEKLLHRAAARLGAEALDPDEVASVWRRVLGRSSTAEELAKGRDLSNDRHREVWTALYTSAGCERLAPGLSEELYALTVSAESWEAFPDTLPTLKALHDRGLPVGIVSDTGFDLRPAMDLLGLSPFLDTVVMSFEQGVCKPAAEVFLTACDRMRVRPERTLMVGDNPLTDSGAVAAGMHVFLLPPPVDTGPRGLGHILSLI; from the coding sequence GTGAGTCAGTTCGAGGCGGTCCTGTTCGACGCGGGCGACACCCTGATCCGGCTCTCCGGTAGCGGTGAGAAGCTGCTGCACCGGGCGGCGGCCAGGCTCGGCGCCGAAGCGCTCGACCCGGACGAGGTGGCATCGGTGTGGCGCCGGGTCCTCGGCCGCAGCAGTACGGCCGAGGAACTGGCCAAGGGTCGTGACCTGTCGAACGACCGGCACCGCGAGGTGTGGACCGCCCTGTACACCTCGGCCGGCTGCGAGCGGCTCGCTCCCGGGCTGAGCGAGGAGTTGTACGCACTCACCGTCAGCGCCGAGTCCTGGGAGGCCTTCCCGGACACCCTGCCCACCCTGAAGGCCCTGCACGACCGGGGCCTGCCGGTCGGCATCGTCAGCGACACCGGTTTCGACCTGCGTCCCGCGATGGACCTGCTGGGTCTGTCGCCCTTCCTGGACACCGTCGTGATGTCGTTCGAGCAGGGCGTCTGCAAACCCGCCGCCGAGGTGTTCCTCACCGCCTGCGACCGGATGCGGGTACGTCCGGAACGGACCCTGATGGTCGGCGACAACCCGCTGACCGACTCCGGTGCGGTGGCCGCCGGCATGCACGTGTTCCTGTTGCCGCCGCCGGTCGACACCGGACCACGGGGACTCGGCCACATCCTGTCCCTGATCTGA